A portion of the Pseudopipra pipra isolate bDixPip1 chromosome 1, bDixPip1.hap1, whole genome shotgun sequence genome contains these proteins:
- the RBM48 gene encoding RNA-binding protein 48 isoform X2 — protein MAAGGPGPGAPCRHHAQLGACESRAKYREGRRPRAVKVYTINLESRYLLIQGVPALGVMKELVEQFALYGAIEEYHALDEYPAEQFTEVYLLKFQKLHCARVAKKKMDERSFFGSLLHVCYAPEFETVQETREKLQDRRKYIAKATNQGDCFVLKKVEGPKKTVSETSEHDCPWSTSGSYAASNWNPSCFTSSHGVSHNTGHPSGNHNQSLLTSPHYDNNCAEASGYFGQNTSLTPSVHLGGCTPPASLMQQRMVPTYSGIDRFMPRTTHLQERKRKREEGNRVSLLGTNADNTEVIIGPQLPQIPKVDMDDESLNTSATLIRNKLKEVADSVSVEKPESRSAKPVVKQRRRI, from the exons ATGGCGGCTGGCGGCCCAGGCCCGGGCGCTCCCTGTCGGCATCACGCGCAGCTGGGCGCGTGCGAGTCGCGCGCCAAGTACCGCGAGGGGCGGCGTCCGCGCGCCGTGAag gtttacACTATCAACTTGGAATCTCGCTATTTACTGATACAAGGAGTTCCTGCATTAGGTGTTATGAAGGAATTAGTTGAACAATTTGCATTATATGGTGCCATTGAGGAGTATCATGCTCTAGATGAATATCCAGCAGAGCAATTTACTGAAGTGTATCTTTTAAAATTCCAAAAACTGCACTGTGCAAG GGTGgccaagaaaaaaatggatgaaCGAAGTTTCTTTGGTAGTTTGCTGCATGTGTGCTACGCTCCAGAATTTGAAACAGTCCAAGAAACTAGAGAGAAGTTGCAGGATAGAAGAAAGTACATAGCAAAAGCAACAAACCAAGGAG attgCTTTGTGTTAAAGAAAGTTGAGGGCCCGAAGAAGACAGTTTCAGAGACCTCTGAGCATGACTGCCCATGGAGTACATCGGGATCGTATGCAGCCAGTAACTGGAATCCATCCTGCTTTACAAGTTCTCATGGGGTATCCCACAACACAGGGCATCCATCTGGGAATCATAATCAGAGCTTGTTAACATCCCCACACTATGATAACAATTGTGCTGAAGCTTCTGGGTACTTTGGCCAAAACACATCCCTAACTCCCAGTGTACATCTAGGAGGATGTACTCCACCAGCTTCCTTAATGCAGCAAAGAATGGTTCCAACTTATAGTGGAATTGACAGGTTTATGCCTCGTACAACTCACTTGCAAGAACgtaagaggaagagagaagaaggtAACAGGGTTTCCCTCCTTGGAACAAATGCGGACAATACTGAAGTCATTATTGGTCCACAACTGCCACAAATACCTAAAGTGGATATGGATGATGAGTCATTGAATACTTCAGCTACATTAATTAGAAATAAACTGAAAGAG GTAGCAGattctgtttctgtggaaaaGCCAGAGAGTAGATCAGCCAAACCAGTTGTAAAGCAGAGAAGAAGAATATAG
- the RBM48 gene encoding RNA-binding protein 48 isoform X1, whose protein sequence is MKSQSCSFTLPRVCHGLGTESLVYPHRDKGHHRPAISGHQTIHTGETVWMSQVYTINLESRYLLIQGVPALGVMKELVEQFALYGAIEEYHALDEYPAEQFTEVYLLKFQKLHCARVAKKKMDERSFFGSLLHVCYAPEFETVQETREKLQDRRKYIAKATNQGDCFVLKKVEGPKKTVSETSEHDCPWSTSGSYAASNWNPSCFTSSHGVSHNTGHPSGNHNQSLLTSPHYDNNCAEASGYFGQNTSLTPSVHLGGCTPPASLMQQRMVPTYSGIDRFMPRTTHLQERKRKREEGNRVSLLGTNADNTEVIIGPQLPQIPKVDMDDESLNTSATLIRNKLKEVADSVSVEKPESRSAKPVVKQRRRI, encoded by the exons ATGAAGTCTCAGAGCTGTTCCTTTACTCTTCCAAGAGTGTGCCATGGGTTGGGGACAGAAAGCCTAGTGTATCCACACAGGGACAAAGGCCACCATAGGCCAGCCATCTCTGGGCACCAGACGATACACACAGGAGAAACAGTATGGATGTCCCAG gtttacACTATCAACTTGGAATCTCGCTATTTACTGATACAAGGAGTTCCTGCATTAGGTGTTATGAAGGAATTAGTTGAACAATTTGCATTATATGGTGCCATTGAGGAGTATCATGCTCTAGATGAATATCCAGCAGAGCAATTTACTGAAGTGTATCTTTTAAAATTCCAAAAACTGCACTGTGCAAG GGTGgccaagaaaaaaatggatgaaCGAAGTTTCTTTGGTAGTTTGCTGCATGTGTGCTACGCTCCAGAATTTGAAACAGTCCAAGAAACTAGAGAGAAGTTGCAGGATAGAAGAAAGTACATAGCAAAAGCAACAAACCAAGGAG attgCTTTGTGTTAAAGAAAGTTGAGGGCCCGAAGAAGACAGTTTCAGAGACCTCTGAGCATGACTGCCCATGGAGTACATCGGGATCGTATGCAGCCAGTAACTGGAATCCATCCTGCTTTACAAGTTCTCATGGGGTATCCCACAACACAGGGCATCCATCTGGGAATCATAATCAGAGCTTGTTAACATCCCCACACTATGATAACAATTGTGCTGAAGCTTCTGGGTACTTTGGCCAAAACACATCCCTAACTCCCAGTGTACATCTAGGAGGATGTACTCCACCAGCTTCCTTAATGCAGCAAAGAATGGTTCCAACTTATAGTGGAATTGACAGGTTTATGCCTCGTACAACTCACTTGCAAGAACgtaagaggaagagagaagaaggtAACAGGGTTTCCCTCCTTGGAACAAATGCGGACAATACTGAAGTCATTATTGGTCCACAACTGCCACAAATACCTAAAGTGGATATGGATGATGAGTCATTGAATACTTCAGCTACATTAATTAGAAATAAACTGAAAGAG GTAGCAGattctgtttctgtggaaaaGCCAGAGAGTAGATCAGCCAAACCAGTTGTAAAGCAGAGAAGAAGAATATAG